Proteins encoded by one window of Natronoarchaeum mannanilyticum:
- a CDS encoding ATPase domain-containing protein, whose translation MPDLYNLGLEERDRVNPSLGGGLPEGSIVLLEGQHGAGKSVITQRFCYGLCETGTNVTYVSAELTAGGLIKQMGSMEYDVVDHLLREQLLFLHADVDTKDTINGDDPEETEGRELLTQLMRAEVMWRSDVIIFDGFDSILLHDPHYEAISERDDADDIMQNLITFFRQIVGQGKTVILTVNPDSLPKNALRPLRDVSDVYLSLDMEAIGNEVRRRMVVKKFAGMGNQVDDNIGFAVQSGRGLTIVTRTVA comes from the coding sequence ATGCCTGACCTGTACAATCTCGGACTGGAGGAACGCGACCGGGTGAACCCGTCGCTCGGCGGCGGGCTTCCCGAGGGGAGCATCGTGCTGCTGGAGGGCCAACACGGCGCCGGCAAGAGCGTCATCACCCAGCGGTTCTGTTACGGGCTCTGCGAGACCGGCACCAACGTCACCTACGTCTCCGCCGAGCTGACCGCCGGCGGCCTGATCAAGCAGATGGGATCGATGGAGTACGACGTCGTCGACCACCTGCTGCGCGAGCAGCTGCTGTTCCTCCACGCCGACGTCGACACCAAGGATACGATCAACGGCGACGACCCCGAGGAGACCGAGGGGCGGGAGCTGCTCACCCAGCTCATGCGCGCGGAGGTGATGTGGCGCAGCGACGTGATCATCTTCGACGGGTTCGACTCGATCCTCCTGCACGACCCCCACTACGAGGCGATCAGCGAGCGCGACGACGCCGACGACATCATGCAGAACCTCATCACGTTCTTCCGCCAGATCGTCGGTCAGGGCAAGACGGTTATTCTGACGGTTAACCCGGACTCGCTCCCGAAGAACGCCCTGCGTCCGCTCCGGGACGTCTCTGACGTCTATCTCTCCCTGGATATGGAGGCGATCGGCAACGAGGTCCGTCGGAGGATGGTCGTCAAGAAGTTCGCGGGGATGGGCAACCAGGTCGACGACAACATCGGCTTCGCCGTCCAGTCCGGCCGCGGGCTGACGATCGTGACCAGGACGGTGGCCTGA
- a CDS encoding FlaD/FlaE family flagellar protein — protein sequence MSRNHPQQGPRANGPHLSSLDGTAAEQVTAMAWARYLGSAFGSSGAIRALRYYRDVSWISEEVYHTMVDYVRGLSVDELTEEDATERETSVESLRDTPYERHARSLEFVAAIAGDSIERDLTTLRLGDEAMGAVTGIGGQSDSNGGVPKENQCAATTEDGEPCTRPALGDSEYCHEHHDDADD from the coding sequence ATGAGCCGGAATCACCCACAGCAGGGGCCCCGTGCGAACGGCCCGCACCTCTCGTCGCTCGACGGCACGGCCGCCGAGCAAGTCACCGCGATGGCGTGGGCGCGCTATCTCGGGAGCGCGTTCGGATCGAGCGGCGCGATCCGCGCGCTGCGGTACTACCGCGACGTGAGTTGGATCAGCGAGGAGGTGTACCACACGATGGTCGACTACGTGCGCGGGCTCTCGGTAGACGAGCTGACCGAGGAGGACGCCACCGAGCGAGAGACCAGCGTCGAGTCGCTGCGGGACACGCCGTACGAGCGCCACGCGCGCTCCCTGGAGTTCGTCGCGGCGATCGCGGGCGACAGCATCGAGCGCGACCTGACGACGTTGCGGCTCGGCGACGAAGCGATGGGCGCCGTGACGGGCATCGGCGGCCAGAGCGACTCGAACGGCGGCGTCCCGAAGGAAAACCAGTGCGCGGCGACGACCGAGGACGGCGAACCGTGCACGCGACCTGCGCTCGGCGACAGCGAGTACTGCCACGAGCACCACGACGACGCCGACGACTGA
- a CDS encoding type II/IV secretion system ATPase subunit, producing the protein MTELGTPQLTGELADLADQHDHLREHLEAKREEHGEYPAYTDELEDRHEVARPNVIYPTRDEHPVFCHVHGDVGSSTTYYVVEPTLDADEKATFKDVRQRILEKSVNKPAPSDDQQFVDHIDELLGGVTHVGGTATGVLQQVLGTRISLSRQTYHRIRYRLQRDIVGLGPLNPVMQDPQNEDIHVIGPHQCYVDHGTYGMLPTTVDFGTPAEFENWIRNMGERMDTPVSDSNPIIDSTLPDGSRINIIYSDDVSVQGPSLTIRQGDEVPLSVFQITKWGTLSPKLAAYLWLCLENEQTVFVVGETASGKTTTLNAITSFIPRDSKIYTAEDTAEVLPPHDTWQQLLTREGQGEDDSSDIDLFDLVAAALRSRPDYIIVGEVRGAEGQMAFQAAQTGHPVMLTFHASDIVSMIQRFTGEPINVPETFMDNCDVALFQNRVKQGDRVLRRVTSVQEIEGYSKVDDGVITQQAFKWDPQDDDIVFTGMNNSHVLENQIAELLGYENTRDIYDELERRAQIIERLIEADVLGYDEVNDAIHVFQRDGVESLPIDITGLTSSPQPTV; encoded by the coding sequence ATGACGGAACTGGGCACCCCGCAACTGACCGGCGAACTCGCCGACCTGGCGGACCAGCACGACCACCTTCGCGAACACCTCGAAGCGAAGCGCGAGGAACACGGCGAGTACCCCGCCTACACCGACGAACTGGAGGACCGCCACGAGGTAGCGCGGCCGAACGTCATCTATCCGACCCGGGACGAACATCCCGTGTTCTGTCACGTCCACGGCGACGTCGGCTCGTCGACGACCTACTACGTCGTCGAACCGACGCTCGACGCCGACGAGAAGGCGACGTTCAAAGACGTCCGCCAGCGCATCCTCGAGAAGAGCGTCAACAAGCCCGCGCCGAGCGACGACCAGCAGTTCGTCGACCACATCGACGAGCTGCTCGGCGGCGTCACTCACGTCGGCGGGACGGCGACGGGCGTTCTCCAGCAGGTACTCGGAACCAGAATATCGCTGTCGCGCCAGACGTACCACCGGATCCGGTACCGCCTCCAGCGCGACATCGTCGGCCTCGGTCCCCTGAATCCGGTGATGCAGGACCCGCAGAACGAGGACATCCACGTCATCGGCCCCCACCAGTGCTACGTCGACCACGGCACCTACGGGATGCTGCCGACCACCGTGGACTTCGGAACGCCCGCCGAGTTCGAGAACTGGATCCGCAACATGGGCGAGCGGATGGACACGCCGGTCAGCGACTCGAACCCGATCATCGACTCGACGCTGCCCGACGGCTCGCGTATTAACATCATTTACTCCGACGACGTCTCCGTTCAGGGCCCTTCGCTGACGATCCGCCAGGGGGACGAAGTCCCGCTATCGGTGTTCCAGATCACCAAGTGGGGGACGCTGTCGCCGAAGCTGGCGGCGTACCTCTGGCTCTGTCTGGAAAACGAGCAGACCGTGTTCGTCGTCGGCGAGACGGCGTCGGGCAAGACCACGACGCTGAACGCGATCACATCCTTCATCCCGCGGGACTCGAAGATCTACACCGCGGAGGACACCGCGGAGGTGCTGCCGCCCCACGACACCTGGCAGCAGCTTCTGACCCGCGAGGGGCAGGGCGAGGACGACAGCTCGGACATCGACCTGTTCGACCTCGTCGCCGCGGCGCTGCGCTCCCGACCGGACTACATCATCGTTGGCGAGGTCCGCGGGGCCGAGGGCCAGATGGCGTTCCAGGCCGCCCAGACAGGCCACCCGGTGATGCTGACGTTCCACGCCTCGGACATCGTCTCGATGATCCAGCGCTTTACCGGCGAGCCGATCAACGTCCCCGAGACGTTCATGGACAACTGCGACGTCGCGCTGTTCCAGAACCGCGTCAAGCAGGGCGACCGCGTCCTCCGGCGCGTGACGAGCGTCCAGGAGATCGAGGGGTACTCGAAGGTCGACGACGGCGTCATCACTCAGCAGGCGTTCAAGTGGGACCCCCAGGACGACGACATCGTGTTCACGGGGATGAACAACTCCCACGTCCTGGAAAACCAGATCGCCGAGCTGCTGGGCTACGAGAACACCCGCGACATCTACGACGAGCTCGAGCGGCGCGCCCAGATCATCGAGCGGCTGATCGAGGCCGACGTGCTGGGCTACGACGAGGTCAACGACGCCATCCACGTGTTCCAGCGCGACGGCGTCGAGTCGCTGCCGATCGACATCACGGGGCTCACCTCGTCGCCCCAGCCGACGGTCTGA
- a CDS encoding FlaD/FlaE family flagellar protein — protein sequence MNIGTILDELGLDALAPGDTDRPDAGPDGPLQDDDEESDEDGESSEAETTEESSSDDGGSSGGGLFGGRSNDDEDGELVERINDFEYELSEIRNDVEQNEASIDGLESEQLDINERMDRIEEHNATLLGVYDQLTEGVNPFARDWEQSEERRDTGDSTYGVIPDDESDSPGRDENLQRNGGSSSAASRSAESADGRSPDARSSADGDDEPMPTDPEPSGPEAPSSTPVPESPPSGTTPPENGPYLTEFADTYATDVLVMEWLAMLIDAAGEEGALKALDHYDRIDWVSESIRRELEVVLSGAWSESDAEPRNDLNTDVHDRSFRFIARLSQQAQLAKTDGRR from the coding sequence ATGAATATTGGAACGATCCTCGACGAACTCGGGTTGGACGCGCTCGCACCGGGGGACACCGATCGCCCCGACGCCGGACCGGACGGTCCGCTCCAGGACGACGACGAGGAATCCGACGAGGACGGGGAGTCGTCCGAGGCTGAGACGACCGAGGAGTCGTCCTCCGACGACGGCGGCAGTTCCGGCGGCGGTCTGTTCGGCGGTCGGTCGAACGACGACGAGGACGGCGAACTGGTCGAGCGGATCAACGATTTCGAGTACGAGCTCTCGGAGATCCGTAACGACGTCGAGCAAAACGAGGCCTCGATCGACGGTCTCGAGAGCGAACAGCTCGACATCAACGAGCGGATGGACCGGATCGAGGAGCACAACGCGACGCTGCTGGGCGTCTACGACCAGCTCACCGAAGGCGTCAACCCGTTCGCCCGTGACTGGGAGCAGTCCGAGGAACGCCGGGATACCGGGGACTCGACGTACGGCGTCATTCCCGACGACGAGTCGGACAGCCCGGGCCGCGACGAAAATCTCCAGCGCAACGGGGGCAGTTCGTCGGCGGCGTCCCGCAGCGCCGAGTCGGCCGACGGCCGGTCGCCCGACGCCCGATCGTCCGCCGACGGCGACGACGAGCCGATGCCGACCGACCCCGAACCGTCCGGTCCGGAAGCCCCCAGTTCGACGCCGGTCCCCGAGTCGCCGCCGTCGGGGACGACGCCGCCGGAGAACGGTCCCTACCTGACGGAGTTCGCCGACACGTACGCGACGGACGTGCTCGTGATGGAGTGGCTCGCGATGCTGATCGACGCGGCCGGCGAGGAGGGCGCGCTGAAGGCGCTCGACCACTACGACCGCATCGACTGGGTGAGCGAGTCGATCCGCCGGGAGCTGGAGGTCGTGCTCAGCGGCGCGTGGAGCGAATCCGACGCCGAGCCCCGCAACGACCTCAACACCGACGTCCACGACCGGAGCTTCCGGTTTATCGCCCGGCTCTCCCAGCAGGCCCAGCTCGCCAAGACCGACGGACGGAGGTGA
- the flaJ gene encoding archaellar assembly protein FlaJ, with product MATSSDAATTDSARREEGESVDVKEAIRKLLLAYENMDMPIRRYVLAVLLPSILGMLGVMALPFLLPIPGVATGPVVMLALLLPFVALVYPKLMQDRKQQQVRERFHLFVTHITVLSTTNIDRVEVFRTLSKEDEYEAIATEMGHIVALIDTWNQSLDDACRFRARRVASPLMEDFLERLAYTVGAGQPMSEFLLSEQDNILRNFKTRYENQLDRLNVMKDVYLSVINSTTFGLVFAILLPFLIGIDPMIALSSVITLYFFVQLAFLYVMNNVAPQDPVWSHTEGISLERNVRLRIALIVGTGLSLLLAAVTYLALDGMIPRAGLPDAIWMAVPFTPLLIPGLVIRREESRVKERDAEFPSFIRALGAVESVKQSSSSSVLSSLRRKDFGALTENVDNLYKRLAMQINSTLAWRYFAAETGSYLIQKFSDMYVVGRRMGGEPRQLGNLIEKNFTEVLNLRQMRTQETGTIIGVIYGITATSTFAFFVGLEIVNLLKDITTEMDLTQTGMGALLHPQVYDIPEIRFYIFIAVILNAFLSSMMIRIVDRGHSLNALTHFVAMVWMSGLIAWMTTFLMTAIISV from the coding sequence ATGGCGACCAGCTCCGACGCGGCGACGACCGACTCGGCCCGAAGAGAGGAGGGTGAGTCGGTCGACGTCAAGGAGGCGATCAGGAAGCTGCTGCTCGCCTACGAGAACATGGACATGCCGATCCGTCGGTACGTCCTCGCGGTGCTGTTGCCCTCGATCCTCGGCATGCTCGGGGTGATGGCGCTGCCGTTCCTGCTGCCGATCCCCGGCGTCGCGACGGGGCCGGTCGTGATGCTCGCGCTGCTGTTGCCGTTCGTCGCTCTCGTCTACCCCAAGCTGATGCAGGACCGCAAGCAACAGCAGGTCCGCGAGCGCTTTCACCTCTTTGTCACCCACATCACGGTGCTGTCGACGACGAACATCGACCGCGTGGAGGTGTTCCGCACGCTCTCGAAGGAAGACGAGTACGAGGCGATCGCGACGGAGATGGGCCACATCGTCGCGCTGATCGACACCTGGAACCAGAGCCTCGACGACGCCTGCCGGTTCCGCGCGCGCCGCGTCGCCAGCCCGCTGATGGAGGACTTCCTCGAACGGCTGGCCTACACCGTCGGCGCGGGCCAGCCGATGTCGGAGTTCCTGCTCTCCGAACAGGACAACATCCTGCGGAACTTCAAGACGCGCTACGAGAACCAGCTCGATCGCCTCAACGTCATGAAGGACGTCTACCTCTCGGTGATCAACTCGACGACGTTCGGGCTGGTGTTCGCCATCCTGCTACCCTTCCTGATCGGCATCGACCCGATGATCGCCCTCTCCTCCGTGATCACGCTGTACTTCTTCGTCCAGTTGGCGTTCCTGTACGTGATGAACAACGTCGCGCCTCAGGACCCCGTCTGGAGTCACACGGAGGGAATATCGCTGGAGCGCAACGTCCGACTCCGGATCGCGCTGATCGTCGGGACGGGGCTGAGCCTGCTGCTCGCTGCGGTCACGTACCTCGCGCTGGACGGGATGATCCCTCGTGCTGGACTGCCCGACGCGATCTGGATGGCGGTCCCGTTCACGCCGCTTTTGATTCCCGGGCTGGTCATCCGCCGCGAGGAGTCCCGCGTCAAGGAACGGGACGCCGAGTTTCCCTCTTTCATCCGCGCGCTCGGCGCCGTCGAGAGCGTCAAACAGAGTTCCTCGTCGTCGGTACTCTCGAGTCTCCGTCGAAAGGACTTCGGCGCCCTGACCGAGAACGTCGACAACCTGTACAAGCGCCTCGCGATGCAGATCAACTCGACGCTGGCCTGGCGCTACTTCGCGGCCGAGACCGGATCCTACCTGATCCAGAAGTTCAGCGATATGTACGTCGTCGGCCGCCGGATGGGCGGCGAACCCCGCCAGCTCGGCAACCTCATCGAGAAGAACTTCACGGAGGTGCTGAACCTCCGCCAGATGCGAACGCAGGAAACGGGCACCATCATCGGCGTCATCTACGGCATCACCGCGACGAGCACGTTCGCATTCTTCGTCGGGCTGGAGATCGTCAACCTGCTGAAAGACATCACGACCGAGATGGATCTCACCCAGACCGGGATGGGCGCGCTACTCCACCCGCAGGTGTACGACATCCCCGAGATCCGATTTTACATCTTCATCGCGGTGATCCTGAACGCGTTCCTGTCGTCGATGATGATCCGGATCGTCGACCGGGGCCACTCGCTCAACGCGCTGACCCACTTCGTCGCGATGGTCTGGATGAGCGGACTCATCGCCTGGATGACCACGTTCCTGATGACGGCGATCATCTCGGTCTGA